The nucleotide sequence gTTTCATATCCATCTCTTATACCCCAAGGTTTCGCACTGTTTGTTTATAAAGAACATTTGTGAATTCAGCCCAAAGGCTCAACATGCTCTCTGAATggttttcttccacccttcctcATTCTGGGTCTACTGGATGGAATTTAACTTGGTAATAAATTGGAAtaacatgtgtgtatatagtcAGCATTCAAAAGAAGCAAGAATAACAGACCTACTGAGTGAAAAGATTATGTGTTTACTGATAAATATGTGGCGTGACTTGAGTGCTTCATTGTGTAATATTAGCGATTGTGGGgcctttttgttcatttttagaaAATTTGCTCTTCACTCATTGATAGTAGCAAAAAGcttttcctttggtttcttctgaaCACAGTTTTTTCACTTGCACACATGGGccagaatatttttaattaattaattaattttattacatcccatattttatccccccccccctccaactgttccacatcccatacctcctccacaccccctgtctccacatggatgtcttcaccccctaccccacctgacctctaaactccctggggtctccagtctcttgagggttaggtgcatcatctctcaatgaattccagaagacccagcaagcagctgaaaagagtcagatgcagatatttgcgcccaaccaatggacagaagcagctaacccctgttgttgaattagggaaggctgaaagaagctgaggagaagggcgatcctggaGTAGGGTCAGAATATTTTTACCATCAATATTTATCTCCAACTTTATGATTGTTGGTGGTAAAACCAGGAATCCCTAAATATTAGTTTGTTTTGCAGAAAACACTGTCGAGGAGGACCGTTGGATTCAGtcctggggaaggagggaggcgaGCAGACTTACTGTAAGATGTGCTCTATTCTGCAGGGCAGTCTTTCCTCTCAAGACTAGGAATGAAATGGGACCTCACGCATGCTGGATATGGTGGCAGGCTCGCTCTTCTGCCAACAATTTCCATGTCTGTTTCCAAGGCAAACGAATCCATCTTAATTGTAAACAGCTGATCAATATTCTCAATACTGTCTCCTTGGAGAGAATTGTGTCCAGGAGCGCAAGCCTTGGTGtcactctccctctcctcttcccccctcccctccccctctttctctccctttcccctccttctctctttctctctctctctctctctctctctctctctctctctctctctctctctctctctctctctctctctcctgtgtttaAACACCAAGCCAGAAGCAGAAGTGGGACACCGTAGCTAATCTTCCACTGCAGTTCACGTGAGAAATATTAGACCTTGCTTATACTCAAAATATCTGCATTATTGTTTTCTGATATATACAATAAATCTTTGTATACAATAAATCTTCCCtctttaaagaaaactaatttGCTGATGGTAAGAGAAACCACTTTCTGAAGTAGGCTTacatgggtggggggggggaacccaCATGTTTAGTGAGTTAAAACAAGTGTCTATTTCTCTAGgttttaaaataagcaaacagaaACACCCAAATGTGTGTTTTAAATTTGCGTTTTCCAGGCCAAAACATTTTCCTTGAGAAGGTCTTAAGCATGGGGAGGCGATGGGAGAAACCAGTGCCTGGCGAGGCCCAGGGCATGGCACAAACAAGTAAACAGGTGGGGTTTGCTTTTGGAGATATTAGGGGCCAAAGGGAGAGATTGTAACAATTAGGCAAATAATGATTTAGGAGCTGGGAAGCGTGATGGTTAGCAAAGAACTTAAATAGAACCTCATTTTCTCATGCAATGTCTTCAAAATGCCCTGACCGTAGCGTGAGAGGACATCGGAAAGGAGCTGACCTAGATGACAtctgcagagatggaaggaactgCATACGATCTAGAGATGGATAAATGGGAAAGTGGGGGAAAAATTGGTAATGGGCTAAGAAAGAAGAGGACGAGATGGTGGCTAGTTCCCAGGTCTCAGACTTGAGCAACAGCCAAGAGAGATGCCATTAACTGAAGTGATAAATAGTGGAGAGGGAGTATCCTCTACAGGATGGGCTAAACAAGGATTCAATTAGGGGCCCGGTGTGTCCGAGATGCCTGCAAAGTTTCAAAAGAAAACCGTCTTAAATGTTTTTGCAACATGAGTCTGGAAAAAAAGTCAGGGCTGAGGGCTGTGGGAGTTGTTGGCACATGGATGCTATCCACAGCCATGGAGATGATATCACACAGGGGTGAGCCTAGACAGAACGAGAAAAACTAGGTCCTGGATTAGCTCTGAGATGCGCCAGGCCTTTAAGAGAGCTGATAGATCTGACAACGAGCCCGAGCAGGCGAGGCTAGCAGCAGTTAGTgtccaagaaagaaaacagtcataTTTTACGATCCCAGACCACATATCCCTGGCAAGCAGCTGTCAACCACAACCCCGACTTGGCTCAAAACAGACCTGAAAAATAAACCCACTGAATGCATGTCTGCTTTGTGGAGAGGGAGCAGGATGCACTGAAGTGATCTAAAGAGTAAGATGGAAGTGTCACGTGTACGTTCTGGGGAGAAAGGAAAAGCCTCAGATCAACTTCCACGTCTGGGTTATGACTCGGTTACAGTAAATGAGGGGTGATGTTGCTTAGTCTGCAGTAGACTGTCTTCTCTTCCCCGGCTTGCAGGAAGCTAAAATGCTGTGCTGTCGCGTTCTTGCTTCTCTATATGTTGGAAATGAAATGGGATGTTGAGAGTTAATGAGCAAAGTAGCTTGATGAGCTACAAAGATGCAGGTTCAGCCTTGAGAAGTTAGCACAAATGAgtctaaaccacacacacacacacacacacacacacacacacacacacacacacacacccccgttGGTTTCAGTATTTCCCAACAGAAAGTGTGTCTATCTGGGAAACATGATTGTAGATCCTAGATGGGGTGTTTGTAGGTGCCAATCTCTAAATAGTTAAAAACAGAATCTTTATATAAAGTAAGTTGCTGATATCTAAGTAATTTGTTATGTTTCTGAGAACGACCATGTATCTCTTCCTGTAGAAACTAGATTTGTTTATTCTTAAGGTCTGTATCTGGAATCATAGCACAAAAGAGAGTCCTTGGCCATAATGAGGGAATATTAACTGCTAGGGtactgtgtgtgtttgcatgtgtgagtgtgattTCATTACTGTGAATTAACACTCTTTTGCAAATCAACGAAGAGACGGGAATGCAAATAGATGACTATTAAACACAAATGGTTCAAAAGCTTGGAGACCCTCCTGAAGTTGATCTCTTCTCCTGAGCTTTTCTCTCTCAAAACACATTTCGGGTCTTCTTCTGCATTTTCACTTCATGTTTCTGTAACTTAATATCAACAGTTGGGAGGGCTCTGTGTCTAGTTCCACCAGGACATCCTTTCCATAGGTGCACGGCATTGTATGTTCCTGGGTCAGTTCTGCAAACTAGGAGCCATTCTGTAATAACCTGTATGAGACCACATACCCGCTTTGAATCCAGATTTTAAGTGTAACGTGGGTTCTCTTTGTCTCCGCCTTACATCTAGCATGAAACTTGCTCATATCTGTCCTAGCCTGGGTTTTGTAGTTCTGCTATTTTGCTTCCTGCTGATGCTAGCTTTGGTCCAAACAAATCTTTTTACATCATCAGTGCCCTAAGCTGTTCGTCTTCATCACTAAGTGGTTATATGCCAACTTCTCTAAGTGCATTTTCTGGAATGtacagagagaacagaaatttCTGGATACCCAGAGCACTGTAGTCCTGAGACCCTCAGCCAGGGGGAAAGGAGAGTCCCAGACAAGCATTCATATTACAGCCAGAACACAGAAGGGGTAATCCTGAGAGAGTGAAGCTGATGTTGGTTTCTTGAGCGTTTTCACTTCTGAGGCTCTAAGCTAGAAGCATTTTTATGTCATTAATCTGTAATTCATGCAACTCTTCTGTGTACATTAAACATCTGCCAAAGTAAGTGACGAGCATTCCGAAAGTCGACTCTGGGGATCAGCTTTTCCAGAGAATGTTTTTCGTGTAGCATGTTTTGTTGGCTCATTTTAAGCTTATTTCTTCGAAACGTAAAAGCAAGAGTAGACCAGGAACAGCAGCGGACAGTGAGGTCTCTCTGGAGTGTAaccttccaaaagctgacatctGAGAGTGAAATTCAAAGTGGGTGGGATGGCTGGGAGAGCGATGACCGATGGCTTAGGCACTTGTGCTTTCTGTAGCTGGTTCATAAAACAGTGCTCTCCTTGGGGTTCGCTGGAGTAAATATGCCATGTCACTCTGTATTTTGACCTTGTTATCTATCCTGCTTTCTCAAATGAGTTTAAGTTGCCTAGGTTTGCAATTGGCTAGAAGATAGGTATGGAGTTGACTTAAATTTTTATACAGTTAAGCTAAATAGAAAGGCATAAAAGTTTGCCCCCTCATGAGGCATAGTATTTAATctttagatttgtttttatttatatgactgcGCATACATCCATGTGAGCATATGTAGGCAGGTGCTCAGAAGAGGATGTCACATCCccatagagctggagttacaggcagttgtgagcctggCAACATAGGTGCTGGGTTCCAAACACAGATCCCCTacaagagcagcagtgctcttagccactgagccatctccccagcccccaaaacGTAATATTTTCAAATCAAAAGTTCTTTTCAAGGAAGTTATCAACGTTAACTGCTCTATCAGCATAATATCAATAACTGGAAACAAACAGTAAATGGTAAAGGAGTGCCGGGAAGGACTCCCTAATTCTTGGAGGtttgcttggttttattttacttgCTATTAACTGATCTTTTGTTCTTTCTACCTGTCCCTTTCGTTTTTTATTCTGCAGTGGCTACAGATGTCTTCAATTCCAAAAACCTGGCCGTTCAGGCACAaaagaagatcctgggcaaaATGGTATCCAAATCCATCGCCACCACGCTGATCGACGACACCAGCAGCGAGGTGCTAGATGAGCTGTACAGGGTGACCAAGGAGTACACCCAGAACAAGAAGGAGGCGGAGAGGGTCATCAAGAACCTCATCAAGACGGTCATCAAGCTGGCCGTCCTCCACAGGAACAATCAGTTCAATCAAGACGAGCTGGCGCTCATGgagaagttcaagaagaaggtgCACCAGCTTGCCATGACGGTCGTCAGCTTCCACCAGGTAGAGTACACCTTCGACCGCAATGTGCTGTCCAGGCTGCTGAACGAGTGCCGAGAGCTCCTACACGAGATCATTCAGCGCCACCTTACCGCCAAGTCTCACGGACGGGTTAATAATGTCTTTGACCATTTTTCAGATTGTGATTTTTTGGCTGCCTTGTACAATCCCTTTGGAAAGTTTAAACCtcacttacagaaactttgcgaCGGCATCAACAAAATGTTAGATGAAGAGAACATATGAGCTTGCGAAGTAAGATTGTGACCAGCAGCGAGTTAGGTGAAGTCCAGCACCGATGACTTGTAAAGGGAAGACGGAGACTCTTTTATCAATCACATGTATTTCAGAAAGGCTTGGCCCCCATATGacctgttattgttgttggacATTAATAGTAGTACTTCTGTGTGGCTTGTtgtatttgaaaggaaaaaaaaaagtgtattgcCAAAAATTCTGGCTGCAAACGTCTTAATGATTGGCAAGATGTGAGAAAAACGGATAGTTGGTCATTCAGATGTCAAGGGATACAAAGACAGATGAGTGTGGCCCCAAGCGCTGGCACTTCTTGTGTTTTAGGGAAATCATGTTGGTGGCACGTTGGATATTTCTAATATGTATAAAGCCGTGTATCTTGACTCACCTTGATCCTTTGCTACGTCTGTGTATCTCTCTTACAATGTCGAGAGCCTCTCTTTGCTGTCATTGATCCTTTTGAAACAACTCTGCTTCTTTGGTTACAGATCGTCATTGACCTTCAGGAGTTAAATTTGAGGCAGTCAAACCGAATGCTCAGGAAAGCAAAAAAAACTGTGCATCTGAAATCATGACTGTGGGAGTGAACAATCTTAGACATCATGAGCAGTGTCCATTGCAAGAGTGTGTTTTTGAAGCTGACTTCTACCTTTTAGTACTATCAGTGATACTTAGAGTCTCAGAGCTAGTGGCATGATATTGCCTTGAAATATCTGCTTAGGGCATAACTTTGATGTCATCTTGAACATGTACTGACATGTTCCCGTATTAACATCTATTTCACCTGTAGGAAGAATAAATCTCTAGATTGGCTTTGATATTGAGACAATAAAATGTAAGTAgcgtttcaaaaagaaaaacttcTTGAATTTAAAGATGAATTCATCAGACTGATTTATGGGTGAAAGGATAGAAAGGACGTTGCTAAGTAACATAAGAAAGATGCATGTATTTCAGTGTGTAACAGGGATTGATGAATAAAAGATGCCATTTTTTATTTAACGACTCGGGATTTAGATtgtgttatttggtttttcaacgAGTA is from Mus musculus strain C57BL/6J chromosome 18, GRCm38.p6 C57BL/6J and encodes:
- the Tnfaip8 gene encoding tumor necrosis factor alpha-induced protein 8 isoform 4 (isoform 4 is encoded by transcript variant 4), with protein sequence MPRLVATDVFNSKNLAVQAQKKILGKMVSKSIATTLIDDTSSEVLDELYRVTKEYTQNKKEAERVIKNLIKTVIKLAVLHRNNQFNQDELALMEKFKKKVHQLAMTVVSFHQVEYTFDRNVLSRLLNECRELLHEIIQRHLTAKSHGRVNNVFDHFSDCDFLAALYNPFGKFKPHLQKLCDGINKMLDEENI
- the Tnfaip8 gene encoding tumor necrosis factor alpha-induced protein 8 isoform 2 (isoform 2 is encoded by transcript variant 2), whose translation is MATDVFNSKNLAVQAQKKILGKMVSKSIATTLIDDTSSEVLDELYRVTKEYTQNKKEAERVIKNLIKTVIKLAVLHRNNQFNQDELALMEKFKKKVHQLAMTVVSFHQVEYTFDRNVLSRLLNECRELLHEIIQRHLTAKSHGRVNNVFDHFSDCDFLAALYNPFGKFKPHLQKLCDGINKMLDEENI
- the Tnfaip8 gene encoding tumor necrosis factor alpha-induced protein 8 isoform X3, with amino-acid sequence MVSKSIATTLIDDTSSEVLDELYRVTKEYTQNKKEAERVIKNLIKTVIKLAVLHRNNQFNQDELALMEKFKKKVHQLAMTVVSFHQVEYTFDRNVLSRLLNECRELLHEIIQRHLTAKSHGRVNNVFDHFSDCDFLAALYNPFGKFKPHLQKLCDGINKMLDEENI
- the Tnfaip8 gene encoding tumor necrosis factor alpha-induced protein 8 isoform X2, with translation MLSVATDVFNSKNLAVQAQKKILGKMVSKSIATTLIDDTSSEVLDELYRVTKEYTQNKKEAERVIKNLIKTVIKLAVLHRNNQFNQDELALMEKFKKKVHQLAMTVVSFHQVEYTFDRNVLSRLLNECRELLHEIIQRHLTAKSHGRVNNVFDHFSDCDFLAALYNPFGKFKPHLQKLCDGINKMLDEENI
- the Tnfaip8 gene encoding tumor necrosis factor alpha-induced protein 8 isoform 3 (isoform 3 is encoded by transcript variant 3); this translates as MATDVFNSKNLAVQAQKKILGKMVSKSIATTLIDDTSSEVLDELYRVTKEYTQNKKEAERVIKNLIKTVIKLAVLHRNNQFNQDELALMEKFKKKVHQLAMTVVSFHQIVIDLQELNLRQSNRMLRKAKKTVHLKS
- the Tnfaip8 gene encoding tumor necrosis factor alpha-induced protein 8 isoform X1 encodes the protein MSVAVAPVAVHPDSMLSEAEEPREVATDVFNSKNLAVQAQKKILGKMVSKSIATTLIDDTSSEVLDELYRVTKEYTQNKKEAERVIKNLIKTVIKLAVLHRNNQFNQDELALMEKFKKKVHQLAMTVVSFHQVEYTFDRNVLSRLLNECRELLHEIIQRHLTAKSHGRVNNVFDHFSDCDFLAALYNPFGKFKPHLQKLCDGINKMLDEENI